A window of the Myxocyprinus asiaticus isolate MX2 ecotype Aquarium Trade chromosome 11, UBuf_Myxa_2, whole genome shotgun sequence genome harbors these coding sequences:
- the LOC127448565 gene encoding BTB/POZ domain-containing protein KCTD4-like, with protein sequence MEWNLRRMESELRQINPDLLQPSKSFKKPSSGTITINVGGYMYAAQRQTLSKHPGSLLEEIVSGKKPVVHVDSMGNTFIDRDGPIFRHVLNFLRLGQLVLPDDFKEAGLLRREADFYRLSELAQALQDWEQQKATQREPAFLEVTDSHERSQGLRIYCSDTSFIEKVKNRLVQISKSRLDGFPEEFEVSSNIIQFRHFIKSEQGSRLVLKQDSTFLCTLECLKLETVMLALKGGFRLLTSLDSSRGSVVQCEALHFVK encoded by the coding sequence ATGGAATGGAATCTCAGAAGGATGGAGAGCGAACTGAGACAGATCAACCCAGACTTGCTGCAGCCCAGCAAGAGCTTTAAGAAACCTTCCTCAGGCACCATCACCATCAACGTGGGGGGCTACATGTACGCGGCACAACGGCAGACCCTGTCCAAGCACCCCGGCTCTTTGTTGGAGGAGATTGTGAGCGGGAAGAAGCCTGTGGTGCATGTGGACTCCATGGGCAACACCTTCATTGACCGCGATGGCCCCATCTTCCGGCACGTCTTAAACTTCTTGCGTTTGGGTCAGCTGGTACTGCCCGATGACTTCAAGGAAGCAGGGCTGCTCCGGCGCGAGGCCGACTTCTATCGGCTGAGCGAGCTGGCCCAAGCCCTGCAGGACTGGGAGCAACAGAAGGCCACACAACGAGAGCCCGCCTTCCTTGAGGTGACAGACAGCCATGAGCGCTCCCAGGGTCTGAGGATCTACTGCAGCGACACCAGCTTCATCGAGAAGGTGAAGAATCGCCTGGTGCAGATCTCCAAGAGCCGGCTAGATGGCTTTCCAGAGGAGTTCGAGGTGTCGTCCAACATCATTCAGTTCCGGCATTTCATCAAATCAGAGCAAGGCTCTCGGCTTGTGTTGAAGCAGGACAGCACGTTTTTGTGCACACTAGAGTGCCTGAAGCTGGAGACGGTGATGCTTGCTCTGAAAGGAGGCTTTCGTCTACTTACCAGTCTAGACAGCAGTCGTGGCTCAGTGGTTCAGTGCGAGGCTCTGCATTTTGTCAAGTGA